One region of Chloroflexota bacterium genomic DNA includes:
- the tsaB gene encoding tRNA (adenosine(37)-N6)-threonylcarbamoyltransferase complex dimerization subunit type 1 TsaB has translation MKILSLDTSGRFDAVGLIDGHRVLADFVSEVEGNSLEDIILNIDRVLTDSGLTLTNVDGLAVGIGPGFWTGVRVGITVGKILAYATSKPLCGISSLDALAHQARDTPILICPLVAAGRGNVYGGFYRSDGKTLAKEGECSAGPIEGLLAKIKEPVLFLGEAAHLHRQAIYEKLGSQARFRDSGEGRRGAAMAMLALSRFERGESDDALSLVPLYLKEPLAEALLAQQRKRQAQ, from the coding sequence ATGAAAATACTATCCCTTGATACCTCGGGACGCTTTGATGCTGTAGGGCTGATCGATGGCCACCGGGTGCTGGCGGACTTCGTGTCGGAAGTCGAAGGCAACTCACTGGAAGACATCATCCTCAACATTGATCGGGTTTTGACAGATTCGGGCCTTACCCTCACAAACGTCGATGGCTTGGCAGTTGGGATAGGCCCTGGGTTCTGGACGGGGGTCAGGGTGGGGATAACCGTAGGGAAAATCCTGGCTTATGCCACCAGCAAGCCCCTTTGTGGCATCTCGTCTCTGGATGCCCTGGCGCACCAGGCAAGAGACACACCTATTCTGATCTGTCCCCTGGTGGCGGCCGGCAGAGGGAACGTCTACGGCGGCTTCTACCGTTCCGACGGCAAGACGCTGGCCAAAGAAGGCGAGTGTTCTGCTGGCCCCATTGAGGGATTGCTGGCGAAAATCAAAGAGCCGGTGCTGTTTCTGGGAGAGGCAGCACATCTGCATCGCCAGGCCATATACGAGAAGCTTGGCTCCCAGGCCAGGTTCAGAGACTCAGGTGAGGGTCGCAGAGGCGCGGCGATGGCTATGCTGGCCTTGTCTCGCTTTGAGCGGGGCGAGAGTGATGATGCGCTTTCTCTGGTGCCCCTATACCTGAAGGAACCTTTGGCTGAGGCCCTGCTGGCCCAGCAAAGAAAAAGGCAAGCCCAATAA
- the tsaE gene encoding tRNA (adenosine(37)-N6)-threonylcarbamoyltransferase complex ATPase subunit type 1 TsaE, which yields MKKRSFLTGSPSATQDLGKRIGQRLGLGSVVALTGELGSGKTCFTKGLCAGLDIPKRHVTSPSFAFVNEYQGRLLVLHLDLYRIEGVDMALELGVLDLLRQAESGVAIIEWAERISALLSDNYLAVDFTVLSARKREIVLSAFGEQFHKLLAELESQ from the coding sequence ATGAAGAAGCGCTCATTCTTAACGGGCAGCCCTTCAGCCACACAAGACCTCGGTAAGAGGATAGGGCAGAGGTTGGGGCTAGGAAGCGTGGTGGCGTTGACGGGGGAACTGGGCTCTGGCAAGACGTGTTTCACCAAGGGCCTGTGCGCCGGGCTGGACATACCCAAAAGGCATGTCACCAGCCCCAGCTTTGCCTTCGTGAACGAGTACCAGGGGAGGCTCCTGGTACTGCATCTGGACTTGTACCGCATCGAAGGCGTGGACATGGCCCTGGAGTTAGGCGTGCTGGACTTGCTGCGACAGGCAGAGTCCGGGGTGGCTATAATAGAGTGGGCCGAGAGGATCTCGGCTCTCCTCTCTGACAATTATCTTGCCGTGGACTTCACCGTTCTTTCTGCCAGAAAGCGGGAGATTGTGCTCTCCGCTTTCGGCGAACAGTTTCACAAGTTGCTTGCCGAGTTGGAAAGCCAATGA